The segment GGTTCAACCGTAGGTCCAGGTCGGAGATTCAAAACACTGACTACAACCCATTCTTCCAATTCTTTGAAGCTTTTATCTTCAACAATAGGTATTTTTGGCATTTGAAGTTGACTATCTATGTTCTTGGCATTATCACCCACTTTTAGTATACTAACCTTTTTATtcagtttcttattttttaacaCTAGTTAATTATGCTATtgcaaattataaaaaatattatataggcGATATTGTAGCCGACAATTTTGCATATGACTTATAGAGATTAAATTCTGAATACATCACCCTGAGTCGGTATATAAGATCAATTCCTATGCACTATACTTCTTATTAATCACGGTTCATGTTCAACCGGAAGAGATGAATGATGAAGttgattaactaaatatttagaAACTCCAAATACTCGGTCTTCCCCATCATTTTCAAGCTCTCCAAACATATTATCCACTTGAGACATCGTCATAGGAAGAGAACGGTTGTGTATGCCATGGAAATTTAATTCTTCCCATGAGATATCACCATTATTGTACTGATCCATCTTCTTGAAAACTTCTTTACAATCTTTTGCTTTAGACATGACTTTGTATTTGATAATTTAACAATCTTTGAGACTTGTGTATATCTTTTGTCATATTTGGACATGTATTTATTTGTATCTTTAGATAATCTATAAATCATTCATTTCCATATCGAACCGTAAATAATCAAGCATTTAAGTAAAACATATCTTGAGTGGATATGCAATAATTACTAAAATGATTTAAATCATTTAAGTAAAACATATCGGATTTTGTTACATTGATTTATCTCtagtaattaatttttttgcaaGATAATCTATGAATCATTTATTTCCATATTGTACCGTAAAATAATCAAGcatatacataaaacatatgttCAGTGGATATGTAATATTGTAAACCAGTGTTCTAAAATTTGACTTGGATTTACGGTCGAACCGATAACTTCGGTTATTCGGTCTCCTAGTACGTAAATAATCCAATTTgggttttagaaaaattattatttaaaattttggaaaagcTCTCGAAAACTGTTAAAACTTGGAATCCGACTACTGATTGAATTAGTAAGTAACTTCTACCTTTTTACATTATTTCATTTTAGTTATTAGAATTTGTTTTGATTCTATTTGAGAAGTGGGGGCTGtttaataacatataaaaaCCATATGATCTTGTGGATTATGAAACACTATATTACTTTCAGtgttaaaattttcttttatatcacACATTTTAACTTTTTACTGAATATATATTCATTGACATAACAGGTGATAGATCCAACTTTTGACATTAATtagaatgtattttaaattcatGTTAAGCAGTGTGGTATATTTTTGGGTTATTCTACTTTGTATCACTAAATATATTCTTTTCGAAACCGATCAGATAAGCcaatatagtttataaaaaaatgaattagcCATCAATCCAAACACAAAGAAGGATCCATCACAATCAAGGGCCACCAAAAGAGAAGGGAATATTCCACGTATTCACTTTTCAATTTCTGGGTTTTGTAGATTCAGTTATCTAAAGAAAAATTCCAAACTATAACCAGATTTTTTTCACTTCGTTTTTGATTAAGCTAAGAAGATTACATCCGATTCTAGCTAGATAGGTATGTATTCATATActttatgtgtatatattttattttaaagttaattaacTCAACAATTTCTTCATGACTTCTGATTTGGGTCGGTTCCAATGGTTATTGAAATTTGAATttgctttctgtttttttttttaatttcggtttcggtttggtttagtcACTTACCCATTCGACCCCAGCACTTGCTTTCCTTATATAGAAAGGACACGTACATATGAAGAGGGGCATAACTGTAAATCACAAAACCGGTTCGTTTCGTTTCTAAAGAACTGGTCCCGAAATCAATTCCAAAGGAAGGAGAGCAGCTGTGACGGCGAAACAACGGAGATTCCGCGACGACTGAGACGTAACGCTATGAGCTCCTGATGAGGAATGAAAGGTTCAGATCTATTTCAGTTTCTCCATCTTCCTAGCGCTAGCGACTAGGCTCTGACTCTGAGGAAGCATATCCGAGTAttgaggagaaagaagaagatgcctCGGCCAGGTGCTAGACCTTACGAGTGTGTGAAACGAGCTTGGCATAGCGATCGTCACCAACCCATTCGAGGTTCCATCATCCGCCAGATCTTCAGGTTTCCTCTCTCACCCTTTCTCAATTACTAAACtctttttagggtttttttgaaatttaggGAGGGTTTGGATGATTCAGACTCGCCATGGAAGCTCACAGTGCGGGTACCAGGAAGAACAAAGAGTGGCAGGAGAAGTTGCCTGTCGTTGTCTTGAAAGCCGAGGAAATCATGTACTCTAAAGCCAACTCCgaggttcttcttcttcctcttcttcttacTCTCTTTTATACTTGTGGTTTCAAGGCTGAGTTTGGATTTGTGATTCCCTTTAGGAAGAGTATACAGATGCTGATACTATGTGGAATAGACTCAATGATGCTATTGACACTATTATTAGACGAGATGAAACCACTGAGACTGGCCCTCTTTTGCCTCCTTGTGTTGAAGGTAACCTTCTTACAAGTCTGTCTACTTGTCAAAATGAATTAAACCAGTTTAATTCAATACTTGTGGTTTCTGCTGTGGTCAGCTGCTCTTAACCTTGGGTGTATTGCTGTAAGAGCTTCTAGAAGCCAACGACATAGTAACATAAGGACTTACCTCACTCCCAAGATCCAACAACCTGTTTCTGCTTCCTCCAATGACCATCATGATTCTCATCATCAAGCTCAAAGATCCACCAAACCCAGCCTTACTACTGTTCAAGCGGCAGCAATCCCGGTGGATGTTTCTGAGAACAGCAACAGCCGTGTTGGTCCACGCGGTTACCCCTTTCTACATGAATCCATGCCGATCCAGCAAAAGCCATTGGCTACAAAACTAGGGACTAACACTGCTCCAGCTCCAACCAACTTGGGTTCAGTCTATCCTTTGTATTGCGGAGGTAATGATCAAGTGGACATGTCTTTAAGAGTCCCTGAAACGCCCATAATCATTGGCATGCCTATTGGTATAAAGGCCCCGGAAGAAGCAACAGAGAGGCTCTGCGATTTGTCACTGAGGCTTGGTATGTCTTCAGAACCACCCTCTACAAGAATAGATGCCGGGTCTAATCGAGCTCACCGAGGAAGGCACCAAGAAGAGTTATGTTTATTTTCTGGGGCGAAGCAGAATGATAATATGTTTGATTGGCTTTCAAATTACCAGAGTTAAAAAGCACGAAGCATTTTGTGTACACTCCCTCCTCTAGGCTTTGCTTATCGTTACTTAAATCTTGTAAAAGCCTCAGCTTTATTGACTCTCTATTAGTCTAGCAAGGAcccaaaaagaaacaaaggtTGCTCTGTTAACATCAACAGCACTTTGGCTTTTGTTAGTGCAATCTTCTGTAAACACATTGTTGTATTCTCAACTTTGTGCTTGAGAAAATATGTTCCTATTGTTCTATACTTTAGTTAGTCCTTTAGTATTATTCCATATAAAAATGtgtgtttgatcaaaaaaaaaaagatattagtGTGTTACTACACTCGCTAACAATCAACAACGTGAACAACTTTGATTTCTCCCTGCGTCCACCCATTCACGTCCTTCAAGACGTGCAAAGCAATGCAAAGCCACATAGTCAAATAAGGTCTACGTCCCAACACTAATAATTCCAACAATTGCATTGACTTCACCTTTATTCATATGCACTCATGACACAACGTTTTGCTCGAGCTGCTCATCATGGGCGCAGCCTTGCTACACATCCATAACGATAAGTTCCTGCATTCTCTAGCAAATTTATTATTACACCACCACATAAACACTACACTTTTCTAGTTCCTTTAGCACACTAACTGCCCTTATTCTCAGATACAAACTAACTTGACATTCCTCACAGTCCATCTAGCCATAGAATAAGCCAATCAATTCACGTCAAGTAATCTTTTCACCTTTTTACTGATAACGTTTGCCTACTGTGCCCACTCCTTTAACATAGTTGAAATATCTTTCTTTATACGTTGCACACGGCTTGAAAATTTCTAGGTTGCAGCATGAACCAGAACCAATATGGTTTATTTTATCCCATTCCTTTTGAGACAATTGATCTTCAACATCTTTTATATTCTTAAATGAGATTTATGTTCTTTCCACTAGCATCCTGATTTTTTTGTATGCTACTTGGCCATTCCGCTAAGTGTGTAAATCATATATGCACAGCACCGGCTTAACAATATGGGGGGCCCTtgggaaatttttttttggccctataattaattaattataatattattattaaaaagaatatagaaAAATTTAGACAAATAAactaaaacttatttattttgtttgtgttttaaagttttaactagattttgatccgcgcttagAAAGCGCGGGTTTGTTTTCgtaattttttattctaatgAAATTGTATACGATGATGTGCATGAACATAATTAGTCTTGGGCATATTATCTGAAACTcgaaaaccaaaccgaaaaaaattgaaacctaAACCGGATAAAAGATTACAAAAACTCGAGCGGTTTCTATATTTCTAAATCCGAAAAAACGAAATCGAACCGGgaccgaaccgaaaaccgaacgGATACCCGactatttttgaatatattaaaaatattattaattatttttaactttaatatatataaaatataatttacaaataaaaaatttccatAAAACCCGAACTACTCgaatatttttttcgtttttttgggTTTAGCTCGGGTTTCGGGATTTTTTTCGGTTTTTTGGCTttaaacccgaaccaaacccgaattATTTATAATTCGGTTCCACTTcgggttttataaaaaatagaaatctgACATTATCTGAAccaaacagatctgaaaaaatgtCAGGTTCCTAAATTGTTCCTAAACATCCCAATCCGAATAACCcgaaaaccgaataaaccgaactGACCCGAGCCGAaaccccaatttttttttataaattatttatttttgataaagaatagttttcaaatcttttatGAATATTAACTATCaaaatacagaaaaataaaaccaataattatatttttttatttttgataaagaaactaaattttttaaaataaaacattgttaggtgttttattttataaacatatttgtcaTTAGAGTTATTAGAGTTATTATAGATGAGCTTTTgctttaatatatgtttaactattTGTTTTGTGTAATAGGTTTAAGCCCATCAcgttttaaattataataatagtTATGGTGGTAGAATCTAAAATGTATAATGTATGGCTTAACTCaattataaactatatagtGTGTTGTATAGAACATTGTCGCGAGCTACATTATCGTGTAGAACATGTTTTGGTATGCCAAATATAAAGTTggtatattagttttttaaatgTGGCgtaataaatataatgtattaaATATAGTTAGTTAAATATATGGTTATATTTTGTTAATGGGCTAATACTATGTAAGACCAAATAATTGTTAGTTAAATGAAAGGGTGCAGTAACCttgtataagtagattttttcagaatatttcttttttaatagaatatactaGGTAATAATCCGCGCTCTGCGCGGAGTggagtttatatataaaaacttaaatttcgTTTTATAATCGAATTATTTGTCTAATATTTTTTGTGGTCAaaattaaatcaataattttttggTATAGTGCATTTGGTTCTTGGTTTAGGTTTTGTTATTTCGGTTCTTTGTTTGAGGTTTAGGATATGTTcgaatatttagaaaatttggtTCGGTCATTTGATTTTACGTTCAGTTCAAGTAACAAAGTTGAGAATCAGCTAAAAACCAAAGTAATTTGTGATCACATTCCATTTCGGCTTGGTTCCAATTTTTGTTAATTCGGGTtggtaacaaaataaaaattggtttctgcttaattatcattttttggATTTCTGATAAAACTTTGGATAAttaagataattttaaatatttcagataatttttttttgtatttcaatttaaaagtaatatttaaaaatatatgattatctttataagtatataaactatattatagaaatttagGTACCCATACGGTCCTcgatttagttttgattttctgatttttcggttcggttatggataaaaaatagttaagatcagaataatatttatgatttgtaaTTTTCTACCATAAATTTCTCTAATATACTgaatttaaacataattttttactATGTTTGCAGATcttgatttaaaaatatgtgTGCACAACACGCTATGATATATGTTATATCCAAATCATAAAtgttaatcttttttaaaaaagtaaaccaATTGTTCACAAAATTTTGGTTGTAAACATTTTAActgttttagtaatttatagtcgttttaaaaaattcaaaatatgacatataaaaaaagatataatttttattatataattaatgtgattgtttaaagtttttaacaatataaattaaactaaaatgatggaggatacaaaaattaatacaaatatttattattcaaaatcattaattattatatatatgttaatcatattaggtaattttgtatcttttatttaaggaaaaaatgaaaaatatatttatttattaataattaatttaataaaaagtatagtatatatttaggTGGACCAATCTTTTTTCTAAGGATTCTGAAAATCAATCTGGTGATGACATGTGGATACACCTAAAAGTTACAATGCtcctcaattaatatataggggatgtggGTGCATTGTTTGCGCTTCCCATTAACCTTATGCACACCAAGATAAACCTTACAAACATCATACAAATTACTCTTCACGCGAGATCTAAGTACATATACATTTCTAAGCTTACTCACAAATCTCATTTTTGAAAACGGCCAACTAGAATAAAATAGGCTATTTTATCTCTCTGATACCAAATTAAAATACCCTAACCTGAAATTATATAAAAGCTTTACAAAATTTTAGTGAAattgaacaattttttttatcaagtaaacaaaaaaaattcaagactTTTATTTGTGAAATTAAAGACCAAATTCCACAAAACTCGTAGACTATAAGAtgaatgatttaaaaaaatataaaaggttATTCCTAGGTTCATAGCACCCAACTTCCAGTTGGTCTCTACAGTCTCGCACTTCAGTTCACGCAGCTACACTTCACTTATATCACCAAAAAAACATGAgcacaaaattttcagtaaAGACACTTAAACTATGGggttgactggttttcccgctaccacccgtaaacgcagcttttgcggttcatagcggttgttggcgtttcgaaacaatcacagaaaaagctacaaatcgcttcaaaccgctccgaacctcttaaaattaaaagctggcttcagctagcgtttgcggttgcgggcggttgcgggagggtacattttttttctttaaaaacagaataaataaaataatactaataatatccaataaaaaatttctattgaaataatagaaattgtaaaacgtattcatattatatttcaatttatattataaaaattcaaaactaaaatattttctataaatttttaaaattgaataatatgattttataaatataaatgttatatttatcatattattatgattttaatatttttataattacctaaaatgtaaatatttttcaattattatttaacagatgttgcgtttggtagtttaccagtcataaaaATCCCGCAAAcacaacaatttctaacagctgtaccagtcgtacaaatctctagaaaacgttTAAAACCGCAActacccgcacccgcaaactcccgcaaccgcaaccgcaaccgctgcggttacaccagtcaggccctaaatATCTACATACAACCCaatataataaacaattattttaagCCATAAAATTCATATTACAAATCAATCAATCCATTTTCATTCTAATATTTAAgtcattttttatttagataatAATTTTCACATTATTTAGTCATTTACGCATTTCTGACCTCAGATGTTACTTATGTTCTAAAGATCTCATATGGCCTAAAACTAACATACATGCTAAAACAAATAAACACGACCCGAAGCTAACTGTAAAACCTTGCACTACAAAATTCTCAAAAGACTTTCTTGTTCACAAACAATGTACGatacaatatatttatacaagagCTGTGGACAATATTCCAATGAGTAAAACTAGGAGGTAACTTCATATAAACTTCCTCCTCAAGATCTCCATGAAGAAACGCGTTGTGaacatccatttgatgaattTCCCACTTCTTAGCTGCAACCATACGAAGGAGACCACGAACCGTAGCCATTTTAACTACTGGTGCAAAAGTTCCATCAAAATCTTCACCTTCAACTTGTTTATTGCCATTAGCTACCAAACGAGCTTTAGGGCGTTCTCTAGTACCATCAGCGTTGTATTTCCACTTATAAACCCATTGGGACCCGATTGCAACTTTGCTTGGCGGAAGCGTAGCGATGTCCCAAGTACCTTGCTCTTCATGAGCTGTGACTTCTAGTTTCATGGCATCACACCATATACGATCCCTTGCTGCTTGATGGTAATATTTTGGTGCGACCTCGGACGTGACTGCTGCTAAGAAAGCTCGGTGGGACTGTGAGAAAGCATGATCCAAAATATATTCAGCTAAGGGATACGGTGTCATACCTGAGATCGTTTCAGAGGACTCTGATGAAGGCACGTGAGGAGCGAGATGGGTGTCTTCATCGTAGGTAACACAATAATTCACGTAGTCTTGAAACTTAACTGGAGGAGCGCGAGTTCTTTGCCCTCTTCCTAACACAACCTCTTCGACGACAGGTGCGTTACTAACCGTAGCTTCAGGAGTCGTCACTACCGTAACTGGAACGGTTTCTGGTTCTGGAGATGAAACTGTCTCAACTAGAGACGAATCAGAGATGAGTTGTGCGGTTGGAGATACCGCGATGGAGTCATCAGTCCTCGTGTCAGTAGGCGCTAAATTACTGGAGGAACTCCCCCTTTCGATGCTCGTCGGATCTGATTCAAACAACCAGTCAGAGTCCGACCCTGTAATTAGCTGAGGTCTAGAAGACTTAGGCGtcacagaagaagaagataacggAAACTCTGTTTCATAAAACACCACATCACGAGAAACTAAGAACTCACGTTTGTCAATATCAAACACTCTCCATCCTTTCTGACCAAACGGGTATCCGACAAAAGCACACCGACGACTTCTAGGAGTGAACTTGTCTCTATCACGAGTTCTGAAGTGTGTGTAACACAGACTCCCAAATACACGAAGATGATCGTACTGTGGTTTCTCTCCATGTAATATTTCGTAAGGTGAGGCTCCTTTCAAAATCTTAGTCGGGGTTCTATTGATAAGATGGGTCGCAGTCATCACTGCTTCACCCCAAAACGTTACATCCATACTGCTTTGAAATAAAAGTGCTCGAGCTACATTTAGAATATGACGATGTTTCCTTTCAACACGGCCATTCTGTTGCGGTGTTCCAACACATGAGGTTTGGTGAATAATCCTATTCTCACGAAAGAATCTAGACAAACACATAAACTCTGTCCCATTGTCTGATCGGACAATCTTGACGGCTTTACCGAACTGCTTTTCAGTCATCCTGCAGAAGTTTGAAAGAACTGTTCGTACTTCTGACTTTTCGAGTAGAAGATAAGTCCAGACAGCACGTGAATGGTCATCAACGatagttaaaaaataaacagcTCCACAGGAGGCACGAGTGCGATATGGACCCCAAACATCGCAGTGAATCATAGCAAAACACTCATTCATTTTTTAAGACTGTCGAAAAACACTTCTCTAGTTTGCTTTGCCCTAAAACAAGTGTCACAAGGACCTAGGGTAGCAACTTTATTTGAAGAAAACATAGGTAAATTAGATAAGACTGAAGGAGAAGGATGTCCGAGCCTTTGGTGCCACCGTAACTGATCCACTGAACTAGCAACTGGAGTAGCCATGCGATTAACCCTTGCAGCCATGACATCCTTGAAATAATACACCCCATCTCGCTCTCTACCGGCTCCAATCAGGGTCCTGGAGAAACGATCATGTAAGACAAATAAGGTATCAGTCAGTAATGCGAAGCaatttgtttgtttcaaaatcTTTGAAACCGAGATAAGAGAGCAGTTCAGGTTGGGCACAAAAAGAACTCGATCAAGTATGATTTGATCTGAAAGTTTAAAACTTCCAACGTGTGTGGCAAAAGTCTTATTGCCATCTGCAAATCCCACCGGACACGGAGCTATACTCTCAACGTTTTCTAGAAACGAAATTTCGCCGGTCATGTGATGTGAAGCTCCCGTGTCCAAAATAAGATCACCAAGCTTACTCTTACCAGAGAGTTTATCGGAGGATGATGTAGCCTTCTCAGAGAGTAATTG is part of the Raphanus sativus cultivar WK10039 chromosome 5, ASM80110v3, whole genome shotgun sequence genome and harbors:
- the LOC108831844 gene encoding uncharacterized protein LOC108831844 isoform X1, with translation MPRPGARPYECVKRAWHSDRHQPIRGSIIRQIFRLAMEAHSAGTRKNKEWQEKLPVVVLKAEEIMYSKANSEEEYTDADTMWNRLNDAIDTIIRRDETTETGPLLPPCVEAALNLGCIAVRASRSQRHSNIRTYLTPKIQQPVSASSNDHHDSHHQAQRSTKPSLTTVQAAAIPVDVSENSNSRVGPRGYPFLHESMPIQQKPLATKLGTNTAPAPTNLGSVYPLYCGGNDQVDMSLRVPETPIIIGMPIGIKAPEEATERLCDLSLRLGMSSEPPSTRIDAGSNRAHRGRHQEELCLFSGAKQNDNMFDWLSNYQS
- the LOC108831844 gene encoding uncharacterized protein LOC108831844 isoform X2; the protein is MEAHSAGTRKNKEWQEKLPVVVLKAEEIMYSKANSEEEYTDADTMWNRLNDAIDTIIRRDETTETGPLLPPCVEAALNLGCIAVRASRSQRHSNIRTYLTPKIQQPVSASSNDHHDSHHQAQRSTKPSLTTVQAAAIPVDVSENSNSRVGPRGYPFLHESMPIQQKPLATKLGTNTAPAPTNLGSVYPLYCGGNDQVDMSLRVPETPIIIGMPIGIKAPEEATERLCDLSLRLGMSSEPPSTRIDAGSNRAHRGRHQEELCLFSGAKQNDNMFDWLSNYQS